GGCGGCACGGTCGTTCACATAAGCTCGGGCGTGTCGGCCCTGGTGGCGGCCGTCGTCATGGGCAAGCGCAAGGGCTACCCCAACGAGGCCATGCCTCCCCACAACCTGCCCATGACGGTGCTCGGCACGGCGCTCCTGTGGTTCGGCTGGTTCGGCTTCAACGCCGGAAGCGCCCTGGCGGCCGACGCCATAGCGGCCACGGCGCTTGTGGCCACCAACACGGCCGCCGCGGCCGGGGCCCTGGGCTGGACGTTCGTCGAGTGGGCCCAGCGGGGAAAACCGACGGTGCTCGGCGCCGTCTCCGGCGCCGTGGCCGGGCTCGTGGGCATAACCCCGGCGGCCGGTTTCGTGGGTCCCGTATCGTCGATCATCATTGGCCTGGGCGCCGGCGTGCTCTGCTACATGGCCGTGAGCCTGGTAAAGCCGCTTCTCGGCTACGACGACTCGCTCGACGTCTTCGGCATCCACGGCGTGGGCGGCATCTGGGGCGCCATAGCCACCGGACTCTTCGCCTCCGTGGGCGCCGAGGGGCTCTTCTTCGGCAATCCGGCCCAGCTCATGCCCCAGATAGCTGGCGTCGTCGCCACCATCGTCTACGCCGGTGTCGTGAGCTTCATAATCCTCAAGGTGCTCGACGCCGTAATGGGCCTGAGGGTCGACGCGGAAGAGGAAACCATGGGGCTGGACATCACCCAGCACGGCGAGAGCGGTTACACGAGCTGACACTCGACGACGAGTCTTCTCACCGGGCGGCGGGGGACGAAGCTGTCCCTTCGCCGCCCACCCTCCCTGCATGAAGCAGCAGTCAGCGCCGACCCTTCATGTAAACCGTCAAGGAAGTTCCGTATTATTCCACCGAGGGAACCCGTTGAAAGACGGTCGCAGACCCCACGGTTCCCCCGGATTCACTCCAGAGACTTTTTATTTGATCTTAGAGCCGCGTTGGTTCTCATGTTCGCCGGGGAAACGAGGTTCTTAAGCCCCGGTTAAAAGTCTTTGAAGAGGCATTCCGGCCATGCCTGCGGTCCCCGGGAGGTTCGCCCCGCGCCGGACGGGATTTTTTACGCCCTTGCGGGGCGAACCTCCCGGGGGCCGCAGCCTTTCGAAGAGACGATCAACACAAGGGGCCGGTACTTTCAAAACCTTTCGGAGCATGACTATGAAGGTCATAAACGACAACACGACGCGGAGGAAGTTCCTGAGCACAGCCTTCATGGGCTTCGGCCTCGTCTTCGGTCTCGGCACCCTCATGGTGCGTTTCGTCCAGTTCCTCGTGCCCGAGGCGCGGAAGAAACGCTCCAGCGAGATACTCATAGGGCGGGTGAGCGACTTTGACGAAGGCGGCGTAAGCAACCTCGAGGTCTCCAACAGGATGATCGCCCTCGTCAGGACCGGCGGGGGCTTCACGGCCTTTTCGCGCCGGTGCACGGACCTCGGATGTCTCGTGAGCTGGGACCAGGGACGGAAACAATTCGTCTGCCCCTGCCACCAGGGCGTCTACGACGCCGACGGCGAGGTCGTATCGGGACCGCCGCCGCGGCCGCTCGACCGCTACGACGTGAAGGTGGACGGCGACTACATCTACATCAATATCATGGAGGCGTAAGTGGAAGAGGCGGCAGCACTGCGGGAGGAGAAGAAACCGGGCCTGAAGGACCGTATAATCGACCTCATCCAGGAGGACGTGCCCGACCACCTGAACGGCTTTGTCTACTGCATGGGGGCGACACCGCTTGTCATGTTCGTCGTGGCCGCGGCAACGGGCATACTCATGACCTTCTACTACATACCCTATCCAGGCAGGGCCTACGAGAGCGTAAAGCTCATAACCGAGGGCGTGTACCTGGGGTGGTTCGTGCGCGGACTCCACAAGGTGTCGATAAACCTGATGATCTTCACCCTGCTGCTCCACATGATACGGGTCTTCGTCACGAGGGCCTACAGCGGAGGCGAGGCCAAGTGGCTCGCCGGGGCGGCGGTCTTCTTCACCACACTGGCCATGGGCTTTACGGGCTACAGCCTCGTCTACGACCAGGTCTCCTACTGGGGCATGACGGTGGTGCTCAACATGCTTGCCGAGATACCGCTTGTGGGACCGCCGACGGCGTACCTGCTGCGCGGAGGGGCCGAGGTCTCGGAGCTCACGCTCCTGCGCCTCTACGACCTCCACACAAAACTCCTGCCCCTGGTGCTCGTGCTGCTCGTGGCGGGCCATATACTGGTGGTGCGCTACCTCGGTTTCGCAAGGATCGAGGGCGAGGAGGAAAAGGTCCACCCCTTCTATCCCGATCACCTGCTCAAGACCGGCCTCGTGGCCGTGGCCCTTCTGCTCTTCATGGTCAACATAGTCATGATCTACCCGCCCGAGCTCGGCCCGCCGGCCGACCCGCTCGAGGTGGCAAACAACGTGGCGCCTCCATGGTACTTCTCGGCGCTCTACAGGTGGATAAGCCTCGCCCCGCGGGGGCCCGCGCTCTTTTCCATACTCGTCTTCTACACGGGACTCGTCGTATATCCCTACATCGATGGCTTTCTCCGCAATCGGGGCTATAATATGTACAGAGTGAACGCAGCCGTGGCGACGGCGGCCATACTCTTCTTCACGGCGCTTACACTTGCTCAGGCCTTCGCATAGGAAGACTCGGACCGATTACCCTGAGGGAACCTTTTTGTAAAAAGGTTCCCTCAGACTCCCTCCAAAAACTTTTAATGCGGGTTGGTTTCCCCCTGTTTTGCTATGCAAAACAGGGGGAAACCAACCCGTATTGAAAGTCTTTGAAGGGGGTCTGGGGGAAACTTTCTACAGAAAGTTTCCCCCAGGGCAATAAATCAGGGTTTCTCCGGCGGGGTGTTTTCAAAGAACGAGGGGGTTGATTGAAATGAAGCTGAAGGATTCGGAACTGATAAAGTACGTCATAGGACTTCTGAGCCTCATCCTCTTCGCGGCTCTCACGGCCGTGGGCTACGTGGAGGTGAAGGCGAGGAGCGGCAAGAGCGACTACTACGTGTCGGCCAAGAACCAGGACTGCATCGACTGCCACCTGAAGAAATCGGTGGGCGAGGGCGGCATCCGCGACTGGATGGAGAGCCGCCACGCCGCCAAGGGCATAGGCTGTTTCGAGTGCCACGGCGCCGACAAGGAGGACGCCGACGCCTTCGAGCACGAGGGCGACTACATCGCCGTGGTGGTGACGCCCAAGGACTGCGCCCGGTGCCACAAGACCATAAGCGAGGAGTTCCAGGCCTCGCGCCATGCCGGGGCCGCGGGCTTCATAGACTCGCTCGACAACGTGCTCGGCAACATCATCGAGGGGCCGGCGGCCGCCGACTCTGGCTGCCGCCAGTGCCACGGCAGTGTTGTGCGGGTTCTCGAGGACGGAAGGCTCGATCCCGCCACGTGGCCGAACTCGGGCATGGGGCGCATAAACCCCGACGGCTCAAAGGGCTCGTGCTCGGCCTGCCACGGCCGCCACCGCTTCTCCAAGGCCCAGGCCCGCCAGCCCGAAAACTGCGGCAAGTGCCACATGGGCCCCGACCACCCGCAGATCGAGATCTACAACGAGAGCAAGCACGGCATCCTCTACAGGGCCAACATCGACGACATGAACCTCGACAACCCCAAGGAGAAGTGGATAGCGGGCCGGGACTACCAGTACCCCACCTGTGTCACCTGCCACATGAGCGCCACAGACTCGCAGCCGCTCACACACGACGTGGGGAAACGCATCTCCTGGACCCTGCGTCCCGAGGTCTCCATAAAGCTCGACGACTGGGAGAAGAAGCGCAAGGCCATGAAGGATGTCTGCACCTCATGCCACTCGCCCGAGTACGTGGACAACTTCTACGTCCAGTACGACTCGGTCGTCACGCTCTACAACGAGAAGTTCGGCCGTCCGGCCAAGGAGGCGATGGAGAAGCTGCGCTCCTCGGGCAAACTGACGCCCACGCCCTTCGACGAGAAGATCGAGTGGACCTACTTCGAGCTCTGGCACCACGAGGGGCGCCGGGCCCGCATGGGCGCGTCCATGATGGGTCCCGACTTCACCCAGTGGCACGGCTTCTACGAGGTGGCCAAGCACTTCTACAACGAGTTCATCCCCGAGCTGCGGGAGCTCGACCCGGCGCTGGCCTACACGCTCCTCTCGGCCGACGAGCATCGCTGGCGCCAGGGGCTCTCCAGGGAGCAGATAGAGAAGACCATCGACTTCTACAGGAAGAGGTACAGCCAGTGACGGGGGAGGTGAGATGGAGCGGGGGCCGCGGGGCCTGCGGAGACGGTCCCCGCGCGGCGGATCAGAAAAGCAGGGGCGGCGGTCCTACAGGCCGCCGCCCTTCCTTATGTATATCCTCACGGTCGAGTCCTCCTCGACAAGACCGAGCAGTTCGTTTCCCGTGGCCTCGGCCCAGCGGGGCAGATCGCGCTTCGAGATGAGATCGTCGGTAAGCACTTCGATCACCTCGCCGCCGGCCATGGACTCGAGGGCGAGCGAGGTCTTGACCGAGGGCATGGGGCAGCAAAGCCCGCGCGCATCGAGCCTTCTCGCCACGTCACAGCCCTCAGGCCTCCTCATATCCATCTTCCCGTTCATATCCGCGTTCATAATAAATCAGAGCTTCCTTAAGTCTTTAGAGGGGCCCCGGGCAGACGCGGCTCCCATGGCCCCAGGTAAGTTCCCGCCGAGAGCTCAGATGAAGAGATTCACGTCCGAGCACGCCGCCTTGTCCAGGTAGCTCACGGCGCCTATGACCTCCTGGCACTGGTCTATGAAGTCCTCGGGCGAGAGCCCCATGACGGTCATGCTCATCTCGCAGGGGTAGAGCTTGACTCCCATGGCGTGGGCCATCTCTATGAACTCCGGGAGCGTAGGCACCTTGCTGCGCGCCATCATGGCCTTGAACATGGCCGGCCCTGCTCCGAGCATGTTGAGCTTCGAGGTGGCGAGCCTGCGGGCGTGACCGTAGTTCATGATGGAGAGCATCTTCTGCATCCAGTTGCGCCCCTTCAGGAGCCCGCCCTTCTTCCTTATGACATTCAGTCCCCAGAAGGTGAAGAACAGGTTCACCTCCATGCCCATCGACGCCGCCGACGTGGCGATTACGAAGGCGGCTATGGCCTTGTCCATCTCGCCGCTGAAGACGACGATGGTCACCGCTTTCTTCTTTTTCTTAGCGCTACCTTCTTCCATATCCGTCACCACTGCTGGAGTGCGGCCCCTTCCCCTCCGCTATCGGCCCCGTCACAGCCCGGCGGTGTCGGTTATTATACCTGTATCGGAAAGGAATTTCAAGGGGTTCCCGGTCCGCCCGCTCCCCTTATGAGCACGCCGGCCTTCTCGTAGCGCACGTCGGCGCCATCCCTGACGAGCACGCCGTTTATGAGCACGTACTCTATACCCTCGGAGTAGCTCATGGGGCGCTCCACCGTCGCCCGGTCGCGGATTCGCGCCGCGTCGAAGACGACTATGTCGGCGTCCATGCCGACGCGAAGCCTCCCCTTGCGCTTCATGCGGGGGGCCACGCCCTCGAGCAGCCTCGCGGGCTCTACGGTCATCTTTGAAAGGGCCTCCATCAGGGTGAGCGCCCCCTTCTCCCTCACATAGACGCCGATGGTGCGTGAAAAGCAGCCCGCGCCCCTGGGGTGAGAGTTGCCGTTGCTCTTTATGAGGCCGTCCGAGCCTATCATGACCCAGGGGGCGGCAAGGGCCCTGAGCACGTCGGCCTCGGGTATGGCGTAGGCCACGGCCAGCTTGTCGGAGCGGC
This DNA window, taken from Deltaproteobacteria bacterium, encodes the following:
- a CDS encoding sulfurtransferase TusA family protein; translation: MRRPEGCDVARRLDARGLCCPMPSVKTSLALESMAGGEVIEVLTDDLISKRDLPRWAEATGNELLGLVEEDSTVRIYIRKGGGL
- a CDS encoding ammonium transporter encodes the protein MMKQTAKTLLSTLFLTLLPALAAAEEAPAIDTGDTAWIIVATAMVMVMTPGLALFYAGMVRKKNVLGTIMHSFFMLCLVSVQWVLWGYTLAFGPDVASVVGGLAHLGLAGVGGEPNGTIPHLVFMMFQGTFAIITVALISGAFAERMRFSTFVVFGLLWTTFVYDPVCHWVWGGGWIGEMGALDFAGGTVVHISSGVSALVAAVVMGKRKGYPNEAMPPHNLPMTVLGTALLWFGWFGFNAGSALAADAIAATALVATNTAAAAGALGWTFVEWAQRGKPTVLGAVSGAVAGLVGITPAAGFVGPVSSIIIGLGAGVLCYMAVSLVKPLLGYDDSLDVFGIHGVGGIWGAIATGLFASVGAEGLFFGNPAQLMPQIAGVVATIVYAGVVSFIILKVLDAVMGLRVDAEEETMGLDITQHGESGYTS
- a CDS encoding ubiquinol-cytochrome c reductase iron-sulfur subunit, with the protein product MKVINDNTTRRKFLSTAFMGFGLVFGLGTLMVRFVQFLVPEARKKRSSEILIGRVSDFDEGGVSNLEVSNRMIALVRTGGGFTAFSRRCTDLGCLVSWDQGRKQFVCPCHQGVYDADGEVVSGPPPRPLDRYDVKVDGDYIYINIMEA
- a CDS encoding cytochrome C552, giving the protein MKLKDSELIKYVIGLLSLILFAALTAVGYVEVKARSGKSDYYVSAKNQDCIDCHLKKSVGEGGIRDWMESRHAAKGIGCFECHGADKEDADAFEHEGDYIAVVVTPKDCARCHKTISEEFQASRHAGAAGFIDSLDNVLGNIIEGPAAADSGCRQCHGSVVRVLEDGRLDPATWPNSGMGRINPDGSKGSCSACHGRHRFSKAQARQPENCGKCHMGPDHPQIEIYNESKHGILYRANIDDMNLDNPKEKWIAGRDYQYPTCVTCHMSATDSQPLTHDVGKRISWTLRPEVSIKLDDWEKKRKAMKDVCTSCHSPEYVDNFYVQYDSVVTLYNEKFGRPAKEAMEKLRSSGKLTPTPFDEKIEWTYFELWHHEGRRARMGASMMGPDFTQWHGFYEVAKHFYNEFIPELRELDPALAYTLLSADEHRWRQGLSREQIEKTIDFYRKRYSQ